One Sandaracinaceae bacterium genomic window carries:
- a CDS encoding glycosyltransferase family 39 protein, whose amino-acid sequence MGGEPQLARRLPAWLAAAGVALALGFTLHQAVQVRLHYYDSFDYMNDARRLNGDESAAYYRVHAPLVPVLARPIVSAIVDAEDAGDPVRWILPHLLGWAMAALALLAAWLWMRERAGAGWALLGVLLLCSTRLFIRYAPFLLVDIATAGWVALSFFAWARATSARGEPRHWLLFGLAVAGGMLTKYSLGALPFAFIAAELVRIPLERRLRLRRIAGALAAGVVAAVVFWLFLAAVFREVDGEPFTLEAFQALIGGASAMVEPMPGETQWDYGPMLLATVSPITVALALVGVPVGLRRDWRRDLPALLWMLGFTALISFRVGHNEARYLWPALPALAYFAMIGARWLYALVWSRLRARRLLPVVGASIVALATWPAFVQARRDTHPFFYADTQPDFLRFIQEETRPPRRAFWTGHFVALTPPSPNEGLVQDEFMDFFHLSHPPVHLFTDAQMIGVATHAPADYLRRQEGAGDVLVVGPPGFVFAYADQSGQLDPPATFDVWSRRRAVLRRAGDAYVDDSGEAWFLWRDGALVATRAWGEVDLTLESGPLPRRSIAEGERVALPAAPRELEAVSVRRRTFPASWSR is encoded by the coding sequence ATGGGAGGCGAACCCCAGCTGGCCCGGCGTCTTCCGGCGTGGCTCGCGGCCGCAGGCGTGGCCCTCGCGCTCGGCTTCACGCTCCACCAGGCGGTGCAGGTTCGCCTCCACTACTACGACAGCTTCGACTACATGAACGACGCGCGTCGGCTGAACGGCGACGAGAGCGCGGCCTACTACCGCGTGCACGCGCCGCTCGTCCCGGTGCTCGCGCGCCCCATCGTCTCGGCCATCGTCGACGCCGAGGACGCCGGCGATCCCGTCCGGTGGATCCTCCCTCACCTGCTCGGCTGGGCGATGGCGGCGCTCGCGCTCCTCGCGGCGTGGCTCTGGATGCGAGAGCGCGCCGGCGCCGGCTGGGCCCTGCTTGGCGTCTTGCTCCTGTGCAGCACCCGCCTCTTCATCCGCTACGCGCCCTTCCTCCTCGTCGACATCGCCACCGCGGGCTGGGTGGCCCTCTCTTTCTTCGCCTGGGCTCGCGCCACGAGCGCACGCGGCGAGCCGCGACACTGGCTGCTGTTCGGCCTGGCCGTCGCGGGCGGCATGCTCACGAAGTACTCGCTGGGCGCGCTCCCGTTCGCGTTCATCGCGGCCGAGCTCGTGCGGATCCCCCTCGAGCGAAGGCTCCGCCTCCGCCGCATCGCCGGGGCCCTCGCGGCGGGCGTGGTCGCCGCCGTCGTCTTCTGGCTCTTCCTCGCCGCCGTCTTCCGCGAGGTCGACGGGGAGCCCTTCACCCTCGAGGCCTTCCAGGCGCTCATCGGCGGCGCGAGCGCGATGGTCGAGCCGATGCCCGGCGAGACCCAGTGGGACTACGGGCCGATGCTCCTCGCGACCGTCTCCCCCATCACCGTCGCGCTCGCCCTCGTCGGTGTCCCGGTCGGCCTCCGTCGAGACTGGCGGCGCGACCTGCCCGCCCTGCTGTGGATGCTCGGCTTCACGGCCCTCATCAGCTTCCGCGTCGGACACAACGAGGCGCGCTATCTCTGGCCGGCGCTCCCGGCCCTCGCCTACTTCGCGATGATCGGCGCCCGCTGGCTGTACGCGCTCGTCTGGTCACGCCTCCGCGCGCGTCGACTCCTCCCGGTGGTCGGCGCCTCCATCGTCGCCCTCGCCACCTGGCCGGCCTTCGTCCAGGCGCGACGCGACACCCACCCCTTCTTCTACGCGGACACCCAGCCCGACTTTCTCCGCTTCATCCAGGAGGAGACGCGCCCGCCGCGCCGGGCCTTCTGGACCGGACACTTCGTGGCGCTCACCCCGCCTTCGCCCAACGAGGGGCTCGTGCAAGACGAGTTCATGGACTTCTTCCACCTCTCTCACCCGCCCGTCCACCTCTTCACGGACGCGCAGATGATCGGCGTCGCGACCCACGCCCCCGCCGACTACCTCCGCCGCCAGGAGGGCGCGGGAGACGTGCTCGTCGTCGGGCCACCCGGCTTCGTGTTCGCCTACGCCGACCAGAGCGGGCAGCTCGATCCGCCAGCGACGTTCGACGTCTGGAGTCGACGCCGCGCGGTCCTGCGGCGGGCCGGAGACGCCTACGTCGACGACTCGGGCGAGGCGTGGTTCCTCTGGCGAGACGGCGCGCTCGTGGCGACCCGAGCGTGGGGCGAGGTCGACCTCACCCTCGAGTCCGGCCCCCTGCCGCGGCGCTCGATCGCGGAGGGCGAGCGCGTCGCGCTGCCAGCCGCGCCCCGCGAGCTCGAAGCGGTCAGCGTCCGGCGCCGCACGTTCCCCGCCTCCTGGTCACGGTGA
- a CDS encoding ATP-binding cassette domain-containing protein, whose amino-acid sequence MTFSVTDLVVGRGDAALVRGLSFSLDRGERVALVGPSGVGKTTALRAMAWLDDPLGGSLELDGQTPLSMGAPAWRRRVLLVAQRATFFGGCVREELARPFGYRSATGAFDADAARSQLDALGLAHKWDAPCEQLSEGERQRVALARALLLEPAVLLLDEPTSALDEASAERVEAQLTDRTFVIVSHQAAQRERLRARPIVLEPHA is encoded by the coding sequence GTGACCTTCTCGGTGACGGATCTGGTGGTCGGCCGCGGTGACGCGGCGCTCGTGCGGGGCCTCTCCTTCTCGCTCGATCGGGGTGAGCGCGTCGCGCTGGTGGGGCCATCGGGAGTCGGAAAGACCACGGCGCTCCGTGCGATGGCCTGGCTCGACGATCCTCTCGGTGGCTCGCTCGAGCTCGACGGACAGACGCCCCTGTCGATGGGCGCGCCAGCCTGGCGACGGCGGGTGCTGCTCGTGGCCCAGCGCGCGACCTTCTTCGGCGGGTGCGTGCGCGAGGAGCTGGCGCGGCCGTTCGGCTATCGATCGGCGACCGGGGCGTTCGACGCGGACGCGGCGCGCTCGCAGCTCGACGCGCTGGGGCTGGCGCACAAATGGGACGCGCCGTGCGAGCAGCTCTCGGAGGGTGAGCGGCAGCGGGTCGCCCTGGCGCGGGCGCTCCTGCTCGAGCCGGCGGTGCTCCTGCTGGACGAGCCGACCTCGGCGCTGGATGAGGCATCGGCGGAGAGGGTCGAGGCGCAGCTCACCGATCGCACCTTCGTGATCGTGAGTCACCAGGCGGCCCAGCGGGAGCGGCTGCGCGCGCGTCCGATCGTGCTGGAGCCGCATGCCTGA
- the fetB gene encoding iron export ABC transporter permease subunit FetB → MPDGAIAIDAWHLALSAGFVVLAGAVSLGLRLGLEGKLALASARTVGQLLLVGYVLGWVFELEEPFVVLVLLTLMIAAAARAAVQRSTRRIPGVGLMAFSMLALTGLATTLGATEVVIGVEPWWRPRYVVPLLGMVLGNGLTGMSLCLDELLSSLDEQRARVETELSLGATRWEAARAPLRESIRRGMIPILNSMMVVGVVSLPGMMTGQILEGADPLMAVRYQIVIMFMLAGATSFGCMLLALLVYRRLFNPRHQLRAELITRS, encoded by the coding sequence ATGCCTGACGGGGCGATCGCGATCGACGCGTGGCACCTCGCGCTCAGCGCGGGCTTCGTCGTCCTGGCCGGAGCGGTGAGCCTGGGGCTGCGGCTCGGGCTGGAGGGCAAGCTGGCGCTCGCGAGCGCGCGCACCGTCGGCCAGCTCCTGCTCGTGGGCTACGTGCTCGGCTGGGTCTTCGAGCTCGAGGAGCCGTTCGTCGTGCTCGTGCTCTTGACCTTGATGATCGCGGCCGCGGCGCGCGCGGCGGTCCAGCGCTCGACCCGGCGGATCCCCGGGGTGGGCCTGATGGCCTTCTCCATGCTCGCGCTGACGGGGCTCGCGACGACCCTGGGCGCGACCGAGGTCGTGATCGGCGTCGAGCCGTGGTGGCGTCCCCGGTACGTCGTGCCCTTGCTCGGCATGGTGCTCGGCAACGGCCTGACGGGCATGTCGCTCTGCCTGGACGAGCTCTTGTCCAGCCTCGACGAGCAGCGCGCGCGGGTCGAGACCGAGCTCTCGCTCGGGGCCACGCGATGGGAGGCGGCGCGCGCTCCACTCCGCGAGTCGATCCGCCGCGGCATGATCCCGATCCTCAACAGCATGATGGTCGTCGGCGTCGTCTCCCTGCCCGGCATGATGACCGGCCAGATCCTCGAGGGCGCCGATCCCCTCATGGCCGTGCGCTACCAGATCGTGATCATGTTCATGCTCGCCGGCGCGACCAGCTTCGGTTGCATGCTGCTCGCCTTGCTCGTCTACCGCCGCCTCTTCAACCCCCGCCACCAGCTCCGCGCCGAGCTCATTACCCGCAGCTGA
- a CDS encoding ABC transporter permease subunit, whose protein sequence is MIAPPSIVSSTMAIARLSAKRVIRGRKLRVAAVAAFVVVLFPAVVALLESDAIAVDVVRGGIKWGFFRLLVFLLPILFASGVIGEEVEGRTLHFLTMRPVNRGAIALGKFLVAAAASIAVLWAALLLMHVVSFATAPTQMIEQLGDTARAGGAASLLVVTYCGICLFWGSLVPEAGGMVSVIWLGFVEFFLGLMPGAVRFASMSHFAQELAGIERGGFFAEIVPDVELWICGLVVAAVGLLFTTFGVLWVQLSELRYGKA, encoded by the coding sequence GTGATCGCCCCGCCCTCGATCGTCAGCTCGACGATGGCCATCGCGCGCCTCTCGGCCAAGCGCGTGATCCGGGGCCGCAAGCTCCGGGTCGCCGCGGTGGCCGCCTTCGTCGTCGTGCTCTTCCCGGCCGTGGTCGCGCTGCTCGAGAGCGACGCCATCGCGGTCGACGTCGTCCGTGGCGGCATCAAGTGGGGCTTCTTCCGCTTGCTCGTCTTCCTCCTCCCCATCCTCTTCGCGTCGGGCGTGATCGGCGAGGAGGTCGAGGGGCGGACCTTGCACTTCCTGACCATGCGCCCGGTCAACCGAGGCGCGATCGCCCTCGGCAAGTTCCTCGTCGCGGCCGCGGCGTCGATCGCGGTGCTGTGGGCCGCGCTGCTCCTGATGCACGTGGTGAGCTTCGCGACCGCGCCCACCCAGATGATCGAGCAGCTCGGCGACACCGCGCGCGCGGGCGGAGCGGCGAGCTTGCTGGTCGTCACCTACTGCGGCATCTGCCTCTTCTGGGGCTCTCTGGTGCCGGAGGCGGGCGGCATGGTGAGCGTGATCTGGCTCGGCTTCGTGGAGTTCTTCCTCGGCCTGATGCCGGGCGCGGTGCGCTTCGCGTCGATGAGCCACTTCGCGCAGGAGCTGGCCGGCATCGAGCGCGGCGGGTTCTTCGCCGAGATCGTGCCCGACGTGGAGCTGTGGATCTGCGGCCTCGTCGTCGCGGCGGTCGGGCTGCTCTTCACCACGTTCGGGGTTCTCTGGGTGCAGCTGAGCGAGCTACGCTACGGCAAGGCGTGA
- a CDS encoding ABC transporter ATP-binding protein, whose product MSDQTKDGASIRAVRLSKWYGKVTAVADVSLHLGPGIWGLLGPNGSGKTTFMRMIGGQIKPSVGKLLVGGLPPFGNPRVMARLGYCPEADAMYDELTGLEFVSAMAELNGFPPEVAKKKAKDALEEFGLEDSMNRAVGGYSRGMRQRAKLAQSIVHEPDILLLDEPLTGTDPASRQQILDALRRRAKEGALVLFSTHVLHEIEALTDQLLLIARGQVVAQGAMQDIRELLDEHPHHVRVQCDRPRDLAAALLANERGVVALHFPAEDVLEVHTWQPDETYDAIAKQVVEGGFQLRSITSPDANLEALFYYLVERANRGAGTGADAGSGGMRKLENRAEKVAYEQQLRVGGGQ is encoded by the coding sequence GTGAGCGACCAGACGAAGGACGGCGCCTCGATCCGCGCGGTGCGCCTGAGCAAGTGGTACGGCAAGGTCACCGCCGTCGCCGACGTCTCGCTGCACCTCGGGCCCGGCATCTGGGGCCTGCTCGGGCCGAACGGCTCGGGCAAGACGACGTTCATGCGCATGATCGGCGGACAGATCAAGCCCAGCGTGGGCAAGCTGCTCGTCGGCGGGCTGCCCCCCTTCGGCAACCCGCGGGTGATGGCGCGCCTCGGGTACTGCCCCGAAGCGGACGCGATGTACGACGAGCTGACCGGGCTCGAGTTCGTCAGCGCGATGGCGGAGCTCAACGGCTTCCCGCCCGAGGTGGCGAAGAAGAAGGCCAAGGACGCGCTCGAGGAGTTCGGGCTCGAGGACTCCATGAACCGCGCGGTCGGCGGCTACAGCCGCGGCATGCGACAGCGGGCCAAGCTCGCGCAGTCCATCGTGCACGAGCCGGACATCCTGCTCCTCGACGAGCCGCTGACCGGCACCGACCCGGCCTCGCGCCAGCAGATCCTCGACGCGCTCCGGCGGCGGGCGAAGGAGGGCGCGCTCGTGCTCTTCTCGACCCACGTGCTGCACGAGATCGAGGCGCTGACGGATCAGCTGCTCTTGATCGCGCGCGGACAGGTGGTCGCGCAGGGCGCGATGCAGGACATCCGCGAGCTGCTCGACGAGCACCCGCATCACGTGCGCGTGCAGTGCGACCGGCCGCGCGACCTGGCCGCGGCGCTCCTGGCGAACGAGCGCGGCGTGGTGGCGCTTCACTTCCCGGCGGAGGACGTGCTCGAGGTCCACACCTGGCAGCCGGACGAGACCTACGACGCGATCGCGAAGCAGGTCGTGGAGGGCGGCTTCCAGCTCCGCTCGATCACGAGCCCGGACGCGAACCTCGAGGCGCTCTTCTACTACCTCGTGGAGCGGGCGAACCGCGGCGCGGGGACGGGCGCGGACGCGGGCTCGGGGGGCATGCGCAAGCTCGAGAACCGAGCGGAGAAGGTCGCCTACGAGCAGCAGCTCCGCGTGGGAGGTGGCCAGTGA
- a CDS encoding AgmX/PglI C-terminal domain-containing protein: MTTRTVTDPHLSERPTMPWRPHDSLRPTMPVPKATEIGEPILAYASVMPSSKPANDVKRRGRGGLWLAVFGAVVFGVVVAVTLTPTLVQELGASEARELAGVPPSAARQSVVAPSERASVPAATAPEATPPTPTAAPRTEAPQASAPSVAQPSEDEPRAEPVTIEAIDATPAPREPRRAAFGLQRRGAGRQVAEARVQERRVGRRPEAPPPETSDAPLTAAAVRPVLERGQARFRQCYERAVRHAGTAVDARVRVTLDIAPSGQVTNADVDGPDFGGMARCLRNAARRFQFPASAAGGQVPVPLSFTPLP; this comes from the coding sequence ATGACGACGCGAACCGTGACCGACCCGCACCTCAGCGAGCGCCCCACGATGCCGTGGCGGCCGCACGACAGCCTCCGGCCCACCATGCCCGTTCCGAAGGCGACGGAGATCGGCGAGCCCATCCTCGCCTACGCCTCGGTGATGCCTTCGAGCAAGCCGGCGAACGACGTGAAGCGCAGGGGGCGCGGGGGCCTCTGGCTCGCCGTGTTCGGCGCCGTCGTGTTCGGCGTGGTCGTCGCGGTGACCTTGACCCCCACGCTCGTCCAGGAGCTGGGCGCGAGCGAGGCGCGCGAGCTGGCCGGCGTGCCCCCGAGCGCGGCGCGCCAGAGCGTCGTCGCGCCTTCGGAGCGCGCGTCCGTCCCCGCGGCGACGGCGCCCGAGGCGACGCCCCCCACGCCTACCGCCGCCCCGCGCACCGAGGCCCCACAGGCGAGCGCGCCCAGCGTGGCGCAGCCGAGCGAGGACGAACCGCGCGCCGAGCCGGTGACGATCGAGGCCATCGACGCCACGCCCGCTCCCCGCGAGCCACGGCGGGCCGCGTTCGGGCTCCAGCGCCGCGGCGCGGGACGACAGGTCGCCGAGGCGCGCGTGCAGGAGCGGCGGGTCGGCCGACGGCCCGAGGCGCCGCCCCCCGAGACCTCCGACGCGCCGCTCACGGCGGCCGCGGTTCGCCCCGTGCTGGAGCGCGGGCAGGCGCGCTTCCGGCAGTGCTACGAGCGCGCCGTGAGGCACGCGGGCACGGCGGTGGACGCGCGGGTCCGGGTCACGCTGGACATCGCGCCGAGCGGCCAGGTGACGAACGCGGACGTGGACGGCCCCGACTTCGGCGGCATGGCCCGCTGCCTGCGGAACGCGGCGCGCCGCTTCCAGTTCCCCGCGAGCGCCGCTGGCGGGCAGGTCCCCGTGCCGCTCTCGTTCACGCCGCTGCCCTGA
- a CDS encoding DUF58 domain-containing protein has product MAKVLRKIGRIARRVLDLVPLTPLGLFVGLGATAALYGLAFPQLDLVWLVVGFATLGLLAAALVAVVIGAVWLKIATRRAPHQEVERRKMETGRALPTGFDASTLWLLPLVQVSWSWESPEDARVELRKVRGRWQERVALSRRGHVRGIRRRIVVQDAFGLARLAIRQRDPEELTVLPHAGRLGETPMLVSLAGGDERPHPMGVEDGDRVELRRYVPGDPARFIHWKVFSRTRQLVVRVPERALSPSRRTVAYQVAGPADDASAAAARVAVEAGVFGADWSFGADGTAGETKRTDEAIERIVRSADARAHGGKGLEAFLRRAEQAGPASAVIFAPPRPGPWLDHVVRATRARAARTRFVVATDGIDVGARAPLWRRLLLAQPAREGTPADELDQVLRALATSRAEVIVLDRKSGRRLGDAHRAAMRRLEKKQEAA; this is encoded by the coding sequence ATGGCGAAAGTACTACGAAAGATCGGGCGCATCGCCCGCCGCGTGCTCGATCTCGTGCCGCTGACGCCGCTGGGCCTCTTCGTGGGGCTCGGCGCCACCGCCGCGCTGTATGGGCTCGCCTTCCCGCAGCTGGATCTCGTCTGGCTCGTGGTCGGGTTCGCCACCCTCGGGCTCCTCGCCGCCGCCCTCGTCGCGGTGGTGATCGGCGCCGTCTGGTTGAAGATCGCCACGCGCCGCGCGCCCCACCAGGAGGTCGAGCGGCGGAAGATGGAGACCGGCCGCGCGCTCCCCACCGGCTTCGACGCGAGCACGCTCTGGCTCCTGCCGCTCGTGCAGGTCAGCTGGTCGTGGGAGTCGCCCGAGGACGCGCGGGTCGAGCTCCGCAAGGTGCGCGGCCGCTGGCAGGAGCGGGTCGCGCTCTCGCGCCGCGGCCACGTGCGCGGGATCCGGCGCCGCATCGTGGTGCAGGACGCGTTCGGGCTCGCGCGCCTCGCGATCCGTCAGCGCGATCCGGAGGAGCTGACCGTCCTGCCGCACGCGGGCCGCCTCGGGGAGACGCCGATGCTGGTCTCGCTGGCCGGCGGCGACGAGCGGCCGCATCCCATGGGGGTGGAGGACGGAGACCGCGTGGAGCTGCGCCGCTACGTGCCCGGGGATCCGGCGCGCTTCATCCACTGGAAGGTCTTCAGCCGCACCCGCCAGCTCGTGGTGCGCGTGCCCGAGCGCGCCCTCTCACCCTCGCGGCGCACCGTCGCCTACCAGGTGGCGGGGCCGGCGGACGACGCCTCGGCGGCGGCGGCGCGCGTGGCGGTGGAGGCGGGGGTCTTCGGTGCGGACTGGAGCTTCGGCGCCGACGGAACCGCGGGGGAGACGAAGCGGACCGACGAGGCGATCGAGCGGATCGTGCGGTCCGCCGACGCCCGCGCGCACGGCGGCAAGGGCCTCGAGGCGTTCCTCCGGCGCGCGGAGCAGGCGGGCCCCGCGTCGGCGGTGATCTTCGCGCCGCCCCGTCCCGGGCCCTGGCTGGACCACGTGGTCCGGGCGACCCGCGCCCGCGCCGCCCGCACGCGCTTCGTGGTCGCGACCGACGGCATCGACGTCGGCGCGAGGGCCCCGCTCTGGCGCCGCCTGCTGCTCGCGCAGCCCGCCCGCGAGGGCACGCCGGCCGACGAGCTGGACCAGGTGCTGCGCGCGCTCGCCACCTCGCGCGCCGAGGTGATCGTGCTCGACCGCAAGAGCGGCCGGCGCCTCGGCGACGCCCACCGGGCGGCGATGCGCAGGCTCGAGAAGAAGCAGGAGGCGGCGTGA
- a CDS encoding transglutaminase domain-containing protein, translated as MSEPTAPDAGARLPEPWLSTILRVIVHGVTAGVIAWPLTVTEGVLAAIAGGALGALSARFLAASSIRLPAILLLGLAAGIGVALLHLFAVQLGLVPDSLGPAGALLVGDAIAFGGGAMVYGAMLRTVSGRYPAMSILEAGTVASAFAALLVAHRNGAIHRPYALADQLIARGEDPTLAILAIGALGAFVIVLLLLSERSLIRSAFHLGVVGALLLIIFGTTTMTELPTPPSSGGALGLQDDDREQREDGQGGGGEGGQGNRRSSDELDFRDQYPSGGGAPDAVVIFHDDYSPPGGYYYFRQNAFSQYNGRKLVAATLAGIDEDVHNVFPSGGARDVAWAPDAGMDRTTVETTVAMLAENTAPLGLEAPERFVPATNPNQQRFRRVYRVHSVSLTQEFLGLLDRPAGDPTWDDDTRAHYLAAPDDPRYAALAQRILATLPPDLADQPVAKAMAITQWLGEHGTYSLQSRHAGAEDPTASFLFGDLTGYCVHFAHAAVYLMREAGLPARVGTGYALPEANRQGGSALLLRNSDQHAWPEIYFGPAADLEATRTPEEIALYTLADAYDADSLTELDWGVRADAMAEVLRTAEVELATPVRSRDAYLLAVMDPRTALDELAERSEKSIPVLLERAVARVRRQAGVPERAEPSTAAGWVVMDVSPQTVLDGEGQPPDPQLQRLLGEMARGSQPIDEAVQPPRPMRELARAVAMPALWVVLGLLFAVVALSYVMKALRRFGRTPRRVYRAALDRLSEAGLRRRWGESPEAFAARLGEPLPSLTRLTHRHLAAAFGGQLPGDAASRMIEDARVFRVELGRAVPWWRRLIGLMNPFSWMLTR; from the coding sequence GTGAGCGAGCCGACCGCGCCCGACGCAGGCGCCCGCCTGCCCGAGCCGTGGCTCTCCACGATCCTGCGCGTGATCGTGCACGGGGTCACCGCCGGGGTGATCGCGTGGCCGCTCACCGTCACCGAGGGCGTGCTCGCGGCGATCGCAGGTGGGGCGCTCGGCGCGCTGTCGGCGCGCTTCCTCGCGGCGAGCTCGATCCGTCTCCCGGCCATCTTGCTGCTCGGCCTGGCCGCGGGGATCGGCGTGGCGCTGCTGCACCTCTTCGCCGTTCAGCTCGGGCTCGTGCCCGACTCGCTCGGACCGGCGGGCGCGCTGCTCGTGGGCGACGCGATCGCGTTCGGCGGCGGCGCGATGGTGTACGGCGCGATGCTCCGCACCGTCAGCGGTCGCTACCCCGCCATGTCGATCCTGGAGGCGGGGACCGTCGCCTCCGCCTTCGCCGCGCTCCTCGTCGCGCACCGCAACGGCGCCATTCACCGCCCGTACGCGCTCGCCGATCAGCTCATCGCGCGCGGCGAGGATCCCACCCTGGCCATCCTCGCCATCGGGGCGCTCGGCGCGTTCGTGATCGTGCTCCTGCTCCTCAGCGAGCGCAGCCTCATCCGCTCCGCCTTCCACCTCGGCGTGGTCGGCGCGCTGCTCTTGATCATCTTCGGCACGACCACGATGACCGAGCTGCCCACGCCGCCCTCGAGCGGCGGCGCGCTCGGGCTCCAGGACGACGACCGCGAGCAGCGCGAGGACGGCCAGGGAGGTGGCGGCGAGGGCGGGCAAGGCAACCGGCGCTCGAGCGACGAGCTGGACTTCCGCGACCAGTACCCGAGCGGCGGCGGCGCGCCCGACGCGGTGGTGATCTTCCACGACGACTACTCGCCCCCCGGCGGCTACTACTACTTCCGGCAGAACGCCTTCAGCCAGTACAACGGCCGCAAGCTCGTCGCGGCCACGCTCGCGGGCATCGATGAAGACGTGCACAACGTGTTCCCTTCGGGCGGCGCCCGCGACGTGGCCTGGGCGCCCGACGCGGGCATGGACCGCACCACGGTCGAGACGACGGTGGCGATGCTGGCCGAGAACACCGCGCCCCTGGGCCTCGAGGCCCCCGAGCGCTTCGTCCCGGCCACCAACCCGAACCAGCAGCGCTTCCGTCGCGTGTACCGGGTGCACTCGGTCTCGCTGACCCAGGAATTCCTCGGGCTGCTCGACCGGCCGGCGGGCGATCCGACCTGGGACGACGACACGCGCGCGCACTACCTCGCCGCGCCCGACGACCCGCGCTACGCGGCGCTCGCGCAGCGCATCCTCGCCACCCTGCCGCCCGACCTCGCGGATCAGCCCGTGGCCAAGGCGATGGCGATCACGCAGTGGCTCGGCGAGCACGGGACGTACTCGCTCCAGAGCCGCCACGCGGGGGCCGAGGATCCGACGGCGAGCTTCCTCTTCGGCGACCTGACCGGCTACTGCGTGCACTTCGCGCACGCCGCGGTCTACCTGATGCGCGAGGCCGGGCTGCCGGCCCGCGTGGGCACGGGCTACGCGCTCCCGGAGGCGAACCGTCAAGGCGGCTCGGCGCTGCTGCTGCGCAACTCCGACCAGCACGCGTGGCCCGAGATCTACTTCGGCCCCGCGGCCGATCTGGAGGCGACGCGCACCCCCGAGGAGATCGCGCTCTACACCCTCGCCGACGCCTACGACGCGGACAGCCTGACGGAGCTCGACTGGGGCGTGCGCGCGGACGCGATGGCGGAGGTGCTGCGCACGGCCGAGGTCGAGCTGGCCACGCCCGTCCGGAGCCGCGACGCGTATCTGCTCGCGGTGATGGATCCGCGCACCGCGCTCGACGAGCTGGCCGAGCGCTCCGAGAAGTCCATCCCGGTCCTTCTCGAGCGGGCCGTGGCGCGGGTGCGCAGGCAGGCCGGGGTGCCGGAGCGCGCCGAGCCCTCGACCGCGGCGGGCTGGGTGGTGATGGACGTCTCGCCGCAGACCGTGCTCGACGGCGAGGGGCAGCCGCCGGACCCGCAGCTGCAGCGACTCCTCGGGGAGATGGCGCGCGGCTCTCAGCCGATCGACGAGGCCGTGCAGCCGCCGCGGCCCATGCGGGAGCTGGCGCGCGCCGTCGCGATGCCGGCGCTCTGGGTCGTGCTGGGGCTCCTCTTCGCGGTGGTGGCGCTGAGCTACGTCATGAAGGCGCTGCGTCGCTTCGGGCGGACCCCGCGACGCGTCTACCGGGCGGCGCTGGATCGGTTGAGCGAGGCGGGGCTCCGGCGGCGCTGGGGCGAGAGCCCGGAGGCGTTCGCGGCGCGCCTCGGTGAGCCGCTGCCCTCGCTGACGCGGCTGACCCACCGCCACCTCGCGGCCGCGTTCGGCGGGCAGCTCCCCGGGGACGCCGCGAGCCGCATGATCGAAGACGCGCGCGTGTTCCGCGTGGAGCTCGGCCGTGCCGTGCCCTGGTGGCGCCGCCTGATCGGGCTCATGAACCCCTTTTCCTGGATGCTGACGCGATAG